The following coding sequences lie in one Polynucleobacter sp. HIN7 genomic window:
- a CDS encoding AzlD domain-containing protein encodes MSVTASLAQNLDTAFAIQQGWGAWLALLAASLGTYVCRAVGVMLSGQVSQDSEFFRWLSAVTYAMVAALTIRLIFLPIGLLATVPLYLRILVCILALGVMLSNPNRRLVPALLTGTLLMVTIGVMR; translated from the coding sequence ATGAGTGTGACAGCATCTCTAGCCCAAAACCTCGATACCGCCTTTGCGATTCAACAGGGGTGGGGCGCATGGCTTGCGCTTTTGGCGGCATCGCTAGGAACTTATGTGTGCCGCGCGGTGGGGGTGATGCTCTCGGGGCAAGTCAGCCAAGATAGCGAGTTCTTTCGCTGGCTCTCGGCAGTGACCTATGCGATGGTGGCAGCACTCACGATTCGCTTGATTTTTTTACCGATTGGGCTCTTAGCTACAGTGCCGCTCTATCTGCGTATTCTGGTCTGCATCTTGGCTCTGGGGGTAATGCTCTCCAATCCCAATCGGCGTTTGGTGCCGGCATTGCTCACCGGTACTTTATTGATGGTCACGATTGGTGTGATGCGGTAA
- a CDS encoding heme-binding protein codes for MLANKPYLRQVDVQKILDAANAHAEKHNWAVTIAVCDDGGHLLGLIRRDGCAPVSSYIAQDKARSAAMGKRESKVYEDIINNGRTAFATVPHIKGMLEGGVNIDVDGYTIGAVGVSGVKSADDAGIARAGIAAILS; via the coding sequence ATGCTAGCCAATAAACCCTATTTGCGCCAAGTCGATGTGCAAAAGATCTTAGACGCTGCCAATGCCCATGCCGAGAAACACAACTGGGCGGTCACCATTGCCGTGTGCGATGACGGCGGGCATTTGCTGGGGCTGATTCGTCGTGATGGCTGCGCTCCGGTGTCGTCCTATATTGCGCAAGACAAGGCGCGCTCTGCAGCGATGGGTAAGCGTGAGAGTAAGGTGTATGAGGATATTATTAATAACGGCCGAACTGCCTTTGCGACCGTACCCCACATTAAGGGCATGCTCGAGGGCGGGGTCAATATCGATGTGGATGGGTACACCATCGGTGCGGTCGGCGTCTCTGGCGTGAAGTCAGCCGATGATGCAGGCATTGCTCGAGCCGGCATCGCCGCGATTTTGTCCTAA
- a CDS encoding FAD-binding and (Fe-S)-binding domain-containing protein — MTKIAPDPSFTLSSLPPEISTKLQQHVEGEVLVDGASRGRYATDASIYQQFPVAVLVPKSAQDIEAALEVANESGIPVLPRGGGTSQCGQTTGAALVIDNSKHFRKILSSDLSDPDRATVEVEPGMVLDHLNAHLKPHGLWYPVDVSTAAQATIGGMAGNNSCGSRSIAYGNMVHNVLGINAWLADGELANFGPYSESMGRAKVLGDYVKHLVDDLKPEIDAHWPKVMRRVAGYNLDVFHPQSELPYTLDNSVNLAHLLVGSEGTLAYFKSLTLKLARLPKHKVLGVVNFASFYQAMDSAQHIVKLGPTAVELVDRTMIDLSRNNPAFRKTIETALVDANAKTVDAILLVEFSGDEHAPLLQKLQELDALMSDLGLPGSVVMMPDAAMQKNLWEVRKAGLNIMMSLKGDGKPVSFIEDCAVPLEHLADYTQALTEVFSKYGSRGTWYAHASVGTLHVRPILDMRRDGALKMRAIAEEAAELVRKYKGAFSGEHGDGLCRGEWISWQFGPKITEALAKIKTQFDPKGLLNPGKIVNPPKMDDSTYFRYPPSYQVITVQPKLDWSAWNVQNNPVTEVVTAAGTGGDPAQGLAKAIEMCNNNGHCRKFDADVMCPSYRITRNEKDLTRGRANTLRLAISGQITSTSDTPPAHLPLATQAVKEVMDLCVSCKGCKRECPTGVDMAKMKIEYLAQYKERFGHTLRDRLVAHLPNYAPIIARIPGLPALMNLRNHTPLLAKLQEWLTGISAQRSLPTWKSKHFWNQAPLPFATPEELAKHDKRVVLFADTFNAYFENENLQAALALLQKSGYAVHVAQPANDQDEQKPFCCGRTYLASGMVNEAKTRLSALVNHLAAYANEGIAIVGLEPSCLFTLRDEALTMGLGESAQVVSKHAQLLEEFLASEHKANRFVPNFKESAQPILVHGHCHQKAFAAVSPALELLKLIPNANPQLIESSCCGMAGSFGYEVEHIEASKQMAELSLLPRIRKEPNAMVVADGTSCRHQIADGASREAVHIAKVLEQHLN; from the coding sequence ATGACCAAAATTGCACCCGATCCCAGCTTTACTCTAAGCAGCCTGCCGCCTGAGATTTCCACCAAGCTCCAACAGCATGTTGAGGGCGAGGTCTTGGTTGATGGTGCTAGTCGTGGGCGCTACGCAACCGACGCATCAATCTACCAACAGTTTCCGGTAGCAGTTCTCGTTCCTAAATCGGCGCAGGACATTGAAGCGGCCCTTGAGGTTGCGAACGAGTCAGGTATTCCCGTTTTACCCAGAGGCGGCGGCACCAGTCAATGCGGCCAGACCACGGGTGCTGCACTCGTGATTGATAACAGCAAACACTTTCGTAAGATCCTCTCTTCCGATCTCAGTGATCCGGATCGCGCCACGGTAGAGGTAGAACCAGGTATGGTGCTGGATCATCTCAATGCCCACCTTAAACCCCATGGACTTTGGTATCCGGTTGATGTCTCCACAGCAGCCCAAGCGACCATCGGCGGTATGGCAGGCAATAACTCGTGTGGCAGCCGCTCTATTGCATATGGCAATATGGTGCACAACGTTTTAGGGATTAATGCCTGGCTTGCTGATGGAGAGCTCGCCAACTTTGGTCCTTATTCAGAAAGCATGGGCCGTGCCAAAGTGTTAGGGGATTACGTTAAGCACCTGGTGGACGATCTCAAGCCCGAGATTGACGCACATTGGCCTAAAGTGATGCGCCGAGTAGCAGGCTACAACTTAGATGTCTTTCATCCGCAAAGTGAGTTGCCTTACACCTTAGATAACAGTGTCAATCTTGCTCATTTACTCGTAGGTAGTGAAGGTACTCTCGCCTATTTCAAATCCTTAACACTCAAACTTGCGCGCTTGCCCAAACACAAGGTCTTAGGGGTCGTAAACTTTGCGAGTTTTTATCAAGCGATGGATAGCGCCCAGCACATCGTGAAGTTGGGACCCACCGCCGTGGAGCTCGTCGATCGCACCATGATCGACCTCTCGCGCAATAACCCCGCATTTCGTAAAACCATTGAGACCGCGCTCGTTGATGCGAACGCCAAAACAGTCGATGCCATTTTGCTCGTGGAGTTTAGCGGCGACGAGCACGCTCCACTCTTACAAAAACTTCAAGAGCTCGATGCGCTCATGAGTGATCTGGGTTTACCTGGGTCGGTCGTGATGATGCCCGACGCGGCGATGCAAAAGAACTTGTGGGAAGTGCGTAAAGCAGGACTCAATATCATGATGAGTCTCAAGGGAGATGGTAAGCCTGTGAGCTTCATTGAGGATTGCGCTGTGCCTCTGGAGCACTTGGCCGACTACACCCAAGCCCTGACCGAGGTCTTTAGTAAGTATGGCTCGCGCGGTACCTGGTATGCGCACGCTTCAGTCGGCACCCTGCATGTGCGCCCAATACTGGATATGCGCCGCGATGGGGCTCTGAAGATGCGCGCGATTGCAGAAGAAGCGGCTGAGCTCGTGCGCAAATACAAAGGTGCCTTTAGTGGCGAGCATGGCGATGGTCTGTGCCGGGGGGAGTGGATTAGCTGGCAATTTGGTCCCAAGATTACCGAGGCGCTTGCCAAGATCAAAACACAATTTGATCCCAAAGGGCTTCTTAATCCCGGCAAGATCGTCAATCCCCCAAAGATGGATGACAGCACCTACTTTCGCTATCCACCTTCCTATCAGGTCATTACTGTTCAACCGAAGCTCGATTGGTCCGCCTGGAATGTACAAAACAATCCCGTGACCGAAGTCGTCACCGCGGCAGGTACCGGTGGCGATCCTGCGCAAGGCCTAGCCAAAGCGATTGAGATGTGCAATAACAACGGGCATTGCCGTAAGTTTGATGCCGATGTGATGTGCCCGAGTTATCGCATCACCCGCAATGAAAAAGACCTCACCCGCGGTCGTGCCAACACCTTACGTCTTGCGATCTCAGGGCAAATTACGAGTACGAGTGATACTCCTCCTGCCCATTTGCCACTGGCCACCCAGGCAGTTAAAGAAGTAATGGATTTATGCGTGAGTTGCAAAGGCTGCAAACGCGAGTGCCCCACGGGCGTGGATATGGCCAAAATGAAAATTGAGTATTTGGCGCAATACAAAGAGCGCTTTGGTCATACCCTACGTGATCGCTTAGTCGCCCACTTGCCGAACTACGCCCCCATCATTGCACGCATTCCTGGTTTGCCCGCGCTCATGAATCTGCGTAATCACACCCCACTTTTAGCCAAGCTCCAAGAGTGGCTTACCGGAATTAGCGCCCAGCGCTCCTTACCGACGTGGAAGAGCAAGCATTTTTGGAATCAAGCACCCCTGCCATTTGCAACGCCTGAGGAACTCGCCAAGCACGACAAACGCGTCGTGCTCTTTGCCGATACCTTTAACGCCTATTTTGAGAACGAGAACTTGCAAGCGGCGCTCGCACTCTTGCAAAAGTCAGGCTACGCGGTTCATGTGGCGCAACCTGCAAACGATCAAGATGAACAAAAGCCATTTTGCTGTGGTCGCACCTACTTAGCATCCGGTATGGTCAATGAAGCGAAGACACGACTCTCAGCACTTGTTAACCATTTAGCAGCCTATGCAAACGAAGGAATAGCAATTGTGGGTCTAGAGCCCTCTTGCTTATTTACGCTTCGCGATGAAGCGCTCACCATGGGTCTGGGTGAGTCTGCGCAAGTCGTGAGTAAGCATGCCCAACTCCTTGAAGAGTTTTTAGCCAGCGAACACAAAGCCAATCGGTTTGTGCCGAACTTCAAAGAGTCCGCACAGCCGATTTTGGTACATGGCCATTGCCATCAGAAAGCCTTTGCGGCCGTGAGCCCCGCCCTTGAATTACTGAAACTCATTCCGAATGCCAACCCCCAGCTGATTGAATCCTCGTGCTGTGGCATGGCGGGCAGCTTCGGGTATGAGGTGGAGCATATCGAGGCTTCCAAACAAATGGCGGAGCTCAGTTTGTTACCGCGTATTCGCAAAGAGCCCAACGCAATGGTGGTCGCCGACGGTACTAGCTGTCGTCACCAAATCGCCGATGGGGCAAGTCGCGAGGCAGTGCATATTGCGAAAGTTCTAGAACAGCATTTGAATTAA
- a CDS encoding helix-turn-helix domain-containing protein, with protein sequence MKKREMGGTEITRGSKNVYADLGLPDADKLKIKTDLVIQIIKAIERLQLTQAEAAQRMGISQPKVSAMINGDFSNLSERKLMDCLTCLGYNIEIRVKPVRKPIGSLRVAIA encoded by the coding sequence ATGAAGAAAAGAGAAATGGGCGGTACTGAAATTACCCGAGGATCGAAAAATGTGTATGCAGATCTAGGTTTGCCTGACGCTGACAAACTCAAGATTAAGACTGATCTGGTCATTCAAATTATTAAAGCGATTGAGCGCCTTCAGTTGACTCAGGCTGAAGCTGCGCAACGAATGGGTATTTCACAGCCAAAAGTTTCCGCCATGATTAATGGAGACTTCTCTAATTTGTCCGAGCGCAAGCTGATGGACTGTCTCACCTGCCTTGGTTACAACATTGAGATTCGGGTAAAACCAGTTAGAAAGCCAATTGGGAGTTTGCGGGTGGCTATTGCCTAG